The following DNA comes from Methanosarcina vacuolata Z-761.
AGTATTCCACTTTCGGTTTTTCTTCAAAAACTAGGGGTTGACGAAAACGGACTCCGCGATCAGGAGGCTGCCAGTCGGCTCAAAGAATGCGGAGCGAATATTCTTGAGGAAACAGGAAAAGAGAGCATAATTAAAAAGTATCTCAGGCAGTTTCGGAATTTATTCTCGATCCTGTTAACTGTGGGATTTATTCTGTCTTTCATTGGAGAATACATTGATCCAGGGAAGGGAAACCTGTATATAGGAATTGCTCTTGCAGGCGTTGTAGTCATCAATGGGACCTTTACATTCATACAGGAGTACCAGGCTGAAAAAACAATGGAAAGCTTTCGTCAGCTTCTTCCGCCCCATGCCAGGACCCTGAGGGAAGGAAAGGTAAAGGAGATTCTGGCATCGGAGCTTGTGGTAGGAGACGTCATCCTTCTTGAGGAAGGAGATAAGGTTCCTGCCGATGGGCGTTTGATTGAAATTAATACTCTGAAAGTGGATAACTCGGCTATTACTGGCGAATCCGAGCCTCAGCTTCGGTCCCTTGAATGCACTCATCCAAATATGCTGGAGTGCAGAAACATGGTTTTCTCAGGGACTCTGATACAGAGCGGGAATGGAAAAGCTGTTATCTTTGCCACTGGACAAAATACTCAGATCGGAAGCCTTGCAACACTCACACAACAGACTTCGGGCGTGGATACTCCCATTCGAAGAGAAATAAATTATTTCATAAAAGTCATATCTACAATTGCGATTTCCCTGGGAATAGTTTTCTTTATACTTGCTTCTCTTCTTCAGGATGTTTTTCTTACGAGCCTGATCTTTGCGATTGGAATTATTGTCGCCAATGTGCCTGAAGGACTTTTGCCCACAGTCACTCTTGCCCTTAGCCTTGCGTCCAAGCGAATGGCTTCGCGGAATGCCCTTATAAAACAGCTTGAGTCCGTAGAAACTCTGGGCTCGACAACGGTTATCTGTACGGATAAGACCGGTACCCTGACTCAGAATAAGATGGCAGTAAACTCTATCATGATCGGTTTTGAATGTCTCGTTCTCGAAAACCCTGCCAGCACTAAAAAAACAATCACAGAACAGGACATCAGCGAAAGTACAAACAAAGCGGATGTGGAAAAACTTGCAGATTCAGGGGCAGAAGAATTCTGTGCCCTAAAAAAACCTGTATGGGACCCTGAAAAATTGCCCTCTGTTTTCATAAGAGTTTCAGGGCTATGTAATAATGCAAAACTTCGCGAGTCTGCCCCGGGATATACCGGTGACCCAACCGAAGGCGCACTTCTCGTTTTTGCAAATGGCCTGGAGGATATCGGAAAGCTTAAACATGATTATCCGAGGCTGGAAGAATTTCCTTTTGATTCGCTGACCAAAAGAATGGAAGTTATCTGCCGCACTCCGGAAGGAAAACTTGAAGTTTATCTCAAGGGCGCCCCGGAAGTAGTTGTGAAAATGTGCAGTTCATCCCTGGATTCAGGAGGGACCCGGAAGCTGGATGAAACTGAGCAACAGGAGCTTCTTAACCGGCACCTGAACCTTGCAAAAAAAGGAGAACGAATTATAGCCCTTGCGTACAGGCCGATAGAAGAACTAAGGGAATATACAGGGGACTTCATCTTCCTGGGATTTGTAGGAATTGTAGATCCTCCACGCCCTGAAGCCAGAGAAGCTATAGCAAAGTGCCATACAGCCGGGATCAAGGTTGTCATGATCACAGGCGATCACTCTGTCACTGCAGAATCAATAGCAAAGGATGTGGGACTTGCAAACTCCGGAAACCTGGAGATTATTACCGGAAATGAACTGGCAACGCTATCACGCGCAGACCTTGCTTCAAGATTAAAAAATCCGAGCATTGTCTTTGCCCGCACTTCTCCTGTACAAAAACTGAAAATTGTAAAGCTCTTTCAGGCCGAAGGGGAGATAGTGACCATGACAGGAGACGGGGTAAATGATGCTCCTGCAATCAAGAATGCGGATATGGGCGTTGCTATGGGCAGCGGTACGGATGTGGCGCGCGAAGCTGCGGATATGGTACTCCTTGATGACAATTTCGCTACGATTGTGAATGCTGTAGAAGAAGGCAGGACGGTTTTTGATAATATTAAAAAATTCATCGTATACATCCTTGCCAGCAATATTCCTGAGATCCTGCCTTTCATAGCCTTCGTCCTCTTTGCCCTGCCCCTTCCCATGCCTGTACAGCTGATCCTGGCAATCGACCTGGGCACGGATATGCTGCCTGCGATTGCCCTGGGAAAAGAAAAAGGGGAAGGAGATATTATGAAAAGACCTCCCAGAGCGAAAGAAGAAAAGCTTTTGACTCCTCCTCTGCTTTTTACAGCTTACGCAATAAAGGGTCCTGTAGAAGCTATTGCAGGCTTTTTCTGTTATTTTGCCGTACTTTTTGAGGGGGGCTGGAGTTTTGGAGAGCAGCTTGCAAATAACAATCCCCTTTATATGCAGTCAATAACCGCTTTCTTTTCAGCAGTGATTATATGCCAGATTGCTAATGTTTTTGCTTCCCGAACACGTTATCAATCAGTCTTCTCAATGGGTTTATTCAGCAACCGTACTGTCCTGGTAGGAATTGCAAGTGAACTCTTGATTCTGGCATTTATTATCTGGAATCCGTCGGCAAATCTTATTTTCAATACTTCTCCTCTTGACCTCAGATATTTGCTAATTGCTGTTCCTTTTGCGATATTATTGCTCGGAATCGATGAATTAAGAAAATATCTGTTGAGAAAGAATGTAATCTGGGTGACCAGATACCTTAAGTGGTAAATCAAAGTTACAAAAAGCGGGATTTACAATGAAAATTGCAATGCTGGTCAAGGTAGCAAACATAAGTGAGTCCCGATTTTTTCTTCATCTTTCAGATTACTTAATATATCATTCTTAATATATATTATCGATTATATAATGTATGAGCTCCGTAATCAGTATCATTTTGCTAGTATTAAAGCGCCAAAATTAGTATTATTTTGTTAATGATTACTGTTTAAGCCTTTTTTTCCGTAAAAAACTCTAATATCTACTTATAATTGATATCGTGAATTTTGTTGACCTTTAATTTTTGATTTTAGAAAGATATTTTGTTATGAATGAATATAGAAAACTTTTATATAGATTCCAATTTAATTTCATCTGTCAATTATTTTATTACATTATAAAGTTCTCTGCAGACCCACCCCGTGTCTCACCTCCGGTTTAGTTAACCCGAAGCCCCAGCACCGAGCTTAAAATATGAACGTTAGTAGAAAGATCCTTGCTATTATCTATATCATCTTTGCTCTTCTCATTTCAGTTGTTATTTTTGCGTCTCAGAGCATTCTCGGTTCCACTTTTTCCGACTTGCAGGAAAAAGAGGCAGCTGACAACGTAGAAAATATAGAGAATATGATTAATCTTCAGGTCCTACAACTTGAGAAGATTAATTCTGCTCTCTCTTCAAGAGATGATGTCAGGAATTTAATACTTAATCCGGACCCTCAAAATCTCAGCAGTGGGACTTCACTCGGTGACATCTTTTCCGTCAGTGGATGTGATTTTATTTTTCTGGTAAATAATTCAGGGTATATTGTGTATTCTGAAATTTCGGGTCCTGAGCTCTCTACTCTTAATGCTTCTACTCTTGATGCTTCCTCTCTTAATTCTTCTACTCTTAATGCTTCCTCTCTTAATTCTTCTACTCTTGATGCTTCTTCTCTTAGTGCTTCCTCTCTTAGTGCTTCTTCTCTTAATGCTTCTACTCTTGATGCTTCTACTCTTGATGCTTCTTCTCTTAATGCTTCTACTCTTAGTGCTTCTACTCTTGATGCTTCTTCTCTTAATGCTTCTACTCTTAGTGCTTCTACTCTTGATGCTTCCGCTCTTCTCAAAGTCCGTCAAAGAATTAATGATGGCAGTTTACTCTGTACGGGGGCTGAAACTTCTTTAAAAGGTATACTACTGTTTGAAAATGGTCTTGCAGTAATCTCCGGCCAGCCTGTGCTCACTTCGCCAGAAAATAACGAAGTCTCAGGGACAATCATTCTTGGAAAATATCTTGATTCGAGCTTTATCGAATCCGTTCAGGAAAGTACAGGAAGTACATTTACAATTTCCAGTTTCAACAATGCGTCCTCGGATCTTATGCAGGCTTTTTTTGAAAACCCTGGTCCGAACTTCACATATGCGGTAACTGGAGAAAACGTTACCTGTTATTCTGTGCTTGAGGATTTTTCTGGAAGGCCAGCTATTGTAATCCAGGCTGGCGCAGACAGCAGTATCTATGCCAGGGGTCAGAAGGCTCTCAGATACATAGTGTTTTTCCTTCTGTTCGCAGGCCTCATGATTGGGGCAAGTTGCAAGGTTCTTCTTGATAGGGAGGTGGTATCCCGAATAGTTGCAATTGATAATTTCGTGGAGAAAGTAAGACTGAATGAAAATTTCTCCGAGCGATTTTCTACGTATGGGAATGATGAGCTCTCAAGGCTGTCCGAAGGAATAAACCAGACCCTTGACCGCCTGAGAACTACTTCTGATGAATTTAAAGCCCAGGAACACGAAAAAAAGCTAATTCTTGATTCTCTCAGTGAACTGGTAGTCTTTATGGACTCCGACTTGAAGATAATCTGGCTAAATAAAGCAGCTCTTGATCACATGGGCATGAAAATGGGTGACGTTATCGGGCGTCGTTATCAAGATATGTATATTTTATATAAAGAAAACCCGAGTAAGTCACCGGTACTGAAAGTACTGGAGTCCGGGAACGAAGAATTCGGGGAAGTAGTTACGCAGGATGGAAAAGTCTGGACAGTCACTGCGATTCCCATAAAGAACGAAGATGGCAGGATTACAGGGGTCCTGAAAACAGGGCTTGATATTACTGCACACAGGCGTTCGGAAGAAAAACTAATTCAGGCAAAACTGGAAGCTGAAGAAGCAAACAATTTCAAGAGCGAATTTCTTGCAAATGTGAGCCATGAGTTGCGGACACCTTTGAATTCCATTATAGGTTTTTCAGATATTCTTATTGACAAAGTTTTTGGAGAACTTAACGAAAAGCAGTTCCGATACGTAAACAATATCTCAACCAGTGGGAAACATTTGCTGGTACTTATAAATGATATCCTCGATCTCTCAAAAGTAGAAGCCGGGAAAATGGAACTTCACTACAGTGAATTTTCGATTGATTGCGTTTTTGAAGAAGTTAAAGCCGTTCTCTCCCCTCTTATACAGGTAAAATCTCTTGAAGCAACTTTTAATGTAGAATCCGACTGTACAACGCTTGAAGCCGACAGAGGCCGCATAATTCAGATTCTTTACAACCTCGTAAGTAATGCAATAAAATTTACCCCGAATGGTGGGAAAGTCTCAGTATATTGCAAAGAAAGTGGAAACCGGGCGCTTATTTCAGTCATAGATACCGGTATAGGCATTTCTGCTGAAGACCAGGTAAAGCTTTTCAAGCCCTTTACCCAGCTCGATGCATCAACAACAAGGCAGTATTGCGGCACAGGACTTGGGCTTGCTCTTGTGAAGAAAATCGTGAACTTGCACCAGGGAGATATCTGGGTTGAGAGCGATCCTGGGAAAGGTAGTAACTTTACCTTTTCACTTCCTCTCAGGAAACCGCTGGAGCTCAGAAAAGCTGGGATTGAAGATGTAATCATAGAATTCGAAATGAATAAAGCAGAAGCCCTTTCAGTAAAAGAAAACGTTGAGGATTTGCAGGAAGAAGTAGAGCTGCCCGAAATCTGTTTCTCTGAAAAGGGAGATGTTAAGCAGGAACTTATTCTGGTAGTTGATGATGACAAAAGTTCCAGTGAACTTCTCTCCATTATCCTTAAGGACGCAGGATATAGTGTGGCTCTCCTTTATAATGGAAAAAGAGTTTTAAAGGTTGCAAAGATCCTGAAACCCGATATTATCACCCTGGATGTTTTCCTGCCAGATACTAATGGCTGGCTTGTCCTGAGGCAGCTAAAGAATGACCCCTGTACGGCTTCTATACCTGTACTTATTATCTCCATGACCAATAATAATGAGCTCGGAATTACCCTCGGAGCAACCTACTCTTTTGCAAAACCGGTAAAAAGAGTTGAACTGGTAAATTCTCTCCAGGAAATTACCGGAAAGTTCCGGTTTGAATATCCTAAAGTTCTTATAGTAGATGACGATGAAAATACTGTAGAACTGTTGAGTTCGATGATTGAGCCCGAGGGCTTTGAGGCTATAAAAGCTTACAGCGGGAGAGAAGGTCTTCAGAAGCTTTTCTCAGAGCAGCGTCCCGATATTCTGATTCTTGACCTCATGATGCCGGAAATTAGCGGATTTGATGTTATATCCAGCATGAGGGCCGATGTACGCACGAAAGATATACCTCTTATTGTATGCACTTCTGGCGAGCTTACTGAGAAGAATCTCGAAGAACTGAACAGTGAGCTAAAAGGACATCTTATTTCTATTCTGAAGAAAGGCACTTTTGGAAGAAAAGAGTTAATTAATATCATAAAACAATTAGCTATGCTGAAGAGGCGTAATGATGAAAAAAATCCTGATTGTCGAAGATAATCCCATGAACATGGAACTGATCCTGGACCTTCTGGAATTCTACGGACATAACATAACTAAAGCCGAGGATGGAGTAAAGGCCCTTGAACGCCTTGCTGAAACAAAATTCGATATTATCCTGCTGGATATGCAACTTCCGAAGATGGACGGACTTGAGGTTCTCGACCGAATTAAGAAAAATCCTGCGACTGCAGATATCCCTGTGATAGCGGTTACTGCCCATGCTATGAAAGGCAGTGAAGAACATTTCATAGAAATGGGCTGCGTGGACTATGTCTCCAAACCTATAGATATTCACAAATTCAGGGCTCTGATAGATAAGTATCTGGGAGAGAACTAATCTTAACTTCAGAAGGGCAGTTATAGTTTTTCCAGTTGTGTGGACCTGTCCTTATAGTATAAAAAGAGTTCTTCGCACCATTTCAGTGCACTCTCGTCAAAACTCATCAGGCGTTGATGGTCAAACTTTCCCTTCTTGTCGAAAAGCACAAGTGAGCAGAAACGCTCTGTTACTACGTCTTTCAGGGTTACGCTTTTTTCACAGATGTAAATCTCAACATTTTTTGATTCCAGAAGAAATTTCAGATCCGCATAATAATCTTTTTTCATCCTGTCAAAAACAGGTTCTGTCAGGATAAGATCTATTTCAGCCTCTTTTCTTACAAGTTCCAGGTACATTTCAACGTGAAGAGGGTTGAAATATGAGAGAAACATCTTGACGTGTTTTGATTCCAGAAGGTTGCTTCTGAAATCTTCAGGAATTTCAAAAAGCCGGTTAAGGTCGGGTTCAAGCATGAAATAGTTCCCTAATTCATCAATCCTGTTAAGGAGAGCCTCGGGAATTGCGGTAAAGTCATGGTTTGTCCAGTAATCGTAATTTTCTTCAAAAACCCTTACGGTATTTAGCAAAGGTTCCATCTTTTCAACTACTATCTCTCCTATCTCAGAGAGTTTGTAGGTGTTTCTATCGTCCTGTATTATCAGGCGTCCTTCTTTTAGTTTTTTGATCTGGGGCATTATCGATGTCGAGTTGACGTTGAGGGCTGTTTTTATTTCGTCTCCGGTCTTTGGCCCTTCTTCTAGCAGGAGTAATACATCTTTCCTTTTTTCTGAAAGAAACGCCAGATCAATAAGTGATGTTTTCATTTTGTTCCATCTCCCCGGGAAAGTTTTATATTTAGAAGAGATATTTCCCCTTTATTTCTTTTCAGAAAGCAGTCTGAGTTAGTAAAAAATTCTTTCTTCCTC
Coding sequences within:
- a CDS encoding helix-turn-helix transcriptional regulator, translating into MKTSLIDLAFLSEKRKDVLLLLEEGPKTGDEIKTALNVNSTSIMPQIKKLKEGRLIIQDDRNTYKLSEIGEIVVEKMEPLLNTVRVFEENYDYWTNHDFTAIPEALLNRIDELGNYFMLEPDLNRLFEIPEDFRSNLLESKHVKMFLSYFNPLHVEMYLELVRKEAEIDLILTEPVFDRMKKDYYADLKFLLESKNVEIYICEKSVTLKDVVTERFCSLVLFDKKGKFDHQRLMSFDESALKWCEELFLYYKDRSTQLEKL
- a CDS encoding response regulator is translated as MNVSRKILAIIYIIFALLISVVIFASQSILGSTFSDLQEKEAADNVENIENMINLQVLQLEKINSALSSRDDVRNLILNPDPQNLSSGTSLGDIFSVSGCDFIFLVNNSGYIVYSEISGPELSTLNASTLDASSLNSSTLNASSLNSSTLDASSLSASSLSASSLNASTLDASTLDASSLNASTLSASTLDASSLNASTLSASTLDASALLKVRQRINDGSLLCTGAETSLKGILLFENGLAVISGQPVLTSPENNEVSGTIILGKYLDSSFIESVQESTGSTFTISSFNNASSDLMQAFFENPGPNFTYAVTGENVTCYSVLEDFSGRPAIVIQAGADSSIYARGQKALRYIVFFLLFAGLMIGASCKVLLDREVVSRIVAIDNFVEKVRLNENFSERFSTYGNDELSRLSEGINQTLDRLRTTSDEFKAQEHEKKLILDSLSELVVFMDSDLKIIWLNKAALDHMGMKMGDVIGRRYQDMYILYKENPSKSPVLKVLESGNEEFGEVVTQDGKVWTVTAIPIKNEDGRITGVLKTGLDITAHRRSEEKLIQAKLEAEEANNFKSEFLANVSHELRTPLNSIIGFSDILIDKVFGELNEKQFRYVNNISTSGKHLLVLINDILDLSKVEAGKMELHYSEFSIDCVFEEVKAVLSPLIQVKSLEATFNVESDCTTLEADRGRIIQILYNLVSNAIKFTPNGGKVSVYCKESGNRALISVIDTGIGISAEDQVKLFKPFTQLDASTTRQYCGTGLGLALVKKIVNLHQGDIWVESDPGKGSNFTFSLPLRKPLELRKAGIEDVIIEFEMNKAEALSVKENVEDLQEEVELPEICFSEKGDVKQELILVVDDDKSSSELLSIILKDAGYSVALLYNGKRVLKVAKILKPDIITLDVFLPDTNGWLVLRQLKNDPCTASIPVLIISMTNNNELGITLGATYSFAKPVKRVELVNSLQEITGKFRFEYPKVLIVDDDENTVELLSSMIEPEGFEAIKAYSGREGLQKLFSEQRPDILILDLMMPEISGFDVISSMRADVRTKDIPLIVCTSGELTEKNLEELNSELKGHLISILKKGTFGRKELINIIKQLAMLKRRNDEKNPDCRR
- a CDS encoding cation-translocating P-type ATPase, which gives rise to MGKNLTGDNSKICSPQGNEHSIPLSVFLQKLGVDENGLRDQEAASRLKECGANILEETGKESIIKKYLRQFRNLFSILLTVGFILSFIGEYIDPGKGNLYIGIALAGVVVINGTFTFIQEYQAEKTMESFRQLLPPHARTLREGKVKEILASELVVGDVILLEEGDKVPADGRLIEINTLKVDNSAITGESEPQLRSLECTHPNMLECRNMVFSGTLIQSGNGKAVIFATGQNTQIGSLATLTQQTSGVDTPIRREINYFIKVISTIAISLGIVFFILASLLQDVFLTSLIFAIGIIVANVPEGLLPTVTLALSLASKRMASRNALIKQLESVETLGSTTVICTDKTGTLTQNKMAVNSIMIGFECLVLENPASTKKTITEQDISESTNKADVEKLADSGAEEFCALKKPVWDPEKLPSVFIRVSGLCNNAKLRESAPGYTGDPTEGALLVFANGLEDIGKLKHDYPRLEEFPFDSLTKRMEVICRTPEGKLEVYLKGAPEVVVKMCSSSLDSGGTRKLDETEQQELLNRHLNLAKKGERIIALAYRPIEELREYTGDFIFLGFVGIVDPPRPEAREAIAKCHTAGIKVVMITGDHSVTAESIAKDVGLANSGNLEIITGNELATLSRADLASRLKNPSIVFARTSPVQKLKIVKLFQAEGEIVTMTGDGVNDAPAIKNADMGVAMGSGTDVAREAADMVLLDDNFATIVNAVEEGRTVFDNIKKFIVYILASNIPEILPFIAFVLFALPLPMPVQLILAIDLGTDMLPAIALGKEKGEGDIMKRPPRAKEEKLLTPPLLFTAYAIKGPVEAIAGFFCYFAVLFEGGWSFGEQLANNNPLYMQSITAFFSAVIICQIANVFASRTRYQSVFSMGLFSNRTVLVGIASELLILAFIIWNPSANLIFNTSPLDLRYLLIAVPFAILLLGIDELRKYLLRKNVIWVTRYLKW
- a CDS encoding response regulator — translated: MKKILIVEDNPMNMELILDLLEFYGHNITKAEDGVKALERLAETKFDIILLDMQLPKMDGLEVLDRIKKNPATADIPVIAVTAHAMKGSEEHFIEMGCVDYVSKPIDIHKFRALIDKYLGEN